A genome region from Geminicoccus roseus DSM 18922 includes the following:
- a CDS encoding ABC transporter ATP-binding protein, which translates to MIPLVAFDGVTLRYGNRAGATVAVENCTLDVPEGGIMALVGPSGCGKSTLLKLAAGLIEASAGQARYRGSPICGPRGGVGMAFQNATLLPWRSVLKNVLLPLEVAASERAAYRADPAPYVERARELLRLTGLSGFADRPPYELSGGMQQRTNLCRALVHRPEMLLLDEAFGALDSFTREELWLALQELWMERRFTVMLVTHDLREAVFLADTVHVMSGRPGRIVKSRAIDLPRPRRLDHSFTPEFTDIVHELRAAVADARTEA; encoded by the coding sequence GTGATCCCCCTGGTCGCGTTCGATGGCGTCACCCTGCGCTACGGCAACCGGGCCGGCGCCACCGTGGCGGTGGAGAACTGCACGCTGGATGTGCCGGAAGGCGGCATCATGGCCCTGGTAGGCCCTTCCGGCTGCGGCAAGTCCACCCTCCTGAAGCTGGCCGCCGGCCTTATCGAGGCCAGTGCCGGGCAGGCCCGCTATCGAGGCAGCCCGATCTGTGGCCCGCGCGGCGGCGTCGGCATGGCGTTCCAGAACGCGACGCTGCTGCCGTGGCGCAGCGTCCTGAAGAACGTGCTGCTGCCGCTCGAGGTCGCCGCCAGCGAGCGCGCCGCCTACCGGGCCGATCCTGCCCCTTATGTGGAACGCGCGCGCGAACTCCTGCGCCTGACGGGCCTTTCTGGCTTCGCCGACCGTCCGCCCTACGAACTGTCCGGCGGCATGCAGCAGCGCACCAATCTTTGCCGGGCCCTGGTCCATCGCCCGGAGATGCTGCTGCTCGACGAAGCGTTCGGCGCCCTGGACAGCTTCACCCGGGAAGAACTCTGGCTGGCCCTGCAGGAGTTGTGGATGGAGCGGCGCTTCACCGTGATGCTGGTGACCCATGACCTGCGCGAGGCGGTGTTCCTGGCCGATACCGTCCATGTCATGAGCGGCCGGCCCGGACGGATCGTCAAGAGCCGGGCGATCGACCTGCCGCGCCCGCGTCGCCTGGACCACAGCTTCACCCCTGAGTTCACCGACATCGTTCATGAACTGCGTGCCGCCGTGGCCGATGCGCGGACCGAAGCATGA
- a CDS encoding ABC transporter substrate-binding protein: MLRRSFACAIGMGALLVAWAGPAQAETEIRFTLDWKYQGPTAAFLIADAKGYFAEEGLSVTIDSGNGSAGAVTRVASGAYQMGFADINALVEFNAANPGQAVQAVMMIYDSAPFGLYALPASGIEKPEDLVGKTLGGPVFDASYKLFPAFAAAVGIDPDAVPRVNMDPPLREAMLVRGDVDAISGHYFTSMLDLESKGVDPSTVTVMLYKDHGLDFYGNAVIASGGFIDEHPDAVKAFNRAVARGMQDLVADPDGAIEIVMAKDPLADAELEKKRLAMAVDVNILTPHVQEAGFGDVDTDRLARSIDQLADALDLAEKPTVDVIWTSKFLPAPEARKLAR; the protein is encoded by the coding sequence ATGCTGCGTCGGTCGTTCGCTTGTGCCATCGGGATGGGCGCCCTGCTCGTCGCCTGGGCAGGTCCTGCCCAGGCCGAAACTGAAATCCGCTTCACCCTGGACTGGAAGTACCAGGGTCCGACCGCGGCGTTTCTGATCGCGGACGCCAAGGGCTATTTCGCCGAAGAGGGCCTGTCGGTCACCATCGACAGCGGCAATGGCTCGGCCGGCGCCGTCACCCGGGTAGCGTCCGGCGCCTATCAGATGGGCTTTGCCGACATCAACGCCCTGGTCGAGTTCAACGCGGCCAATCCCGGCCAAGCGGTCCAGGCAGTGATGATGATCTACGACAGCGCGCCGTTCGGCCTCTACGCGCTACCCGCATCCGGCATCGAGAAGCCCGAGGATCTGGTGGGCAAGACCCTGGGCGGTCCGGTATTTGATGCATCCTACAAGCTGTTTCCCGCGTTCGCCGCGGCGGTCGGGATCGACCCGGACGCCGTACCCAGGGTCAACATGGATCCACCCCTGCGGGAGGCGATGCTGGTGCGGGGCGACGTCGACGCGATCTCCGGCCACTATTTCACCTCGATGCTCGACCTGGAGAGCAAGGGCGTGGATCCGTCGACGGTCACCGTCATGCTCTACAAGGATCACGGCCTGGACTTCTACGGCAATGCGGTGATCGCTTCAGGGGGCTTCATCGACGAGCACCCGGATGCTGTGAAGGCATTCAACCGTGCGGTCGCCAGGGGCATGCAGGACTTGGTGGCCGACCCGGACGGCGCCATCGAGATCGTCATGGCCAAGGATCCACTGGCGGACGCGGAACTGGAGAAGAAGCGCCTGGCCATGGCGGTCGACGTCAACATCCTGACCCCGCATGTCCAGGAGGCCGGTTTCGGCGACGTCGACACGGACAGGCTCGCGCGCTCGATCGACCAGTTGGCCGACGCTCTCGACCTCGCCGAGAAGCCGACGGTCGACGTGATCTGGACGTCAAAATTCCTCCCGGCCCCTGAAGCGCGCAAGCTCGCCCGGTGA